cccacacaagcacaaagaTATCTTAAACCTACAGACACAAACTTTTTACTCTCTTTTATTACACACGCATGGCTTCTCTCTCCAACActttctcacactcacatactttCATGCCCTTCGCCCTGtgcactcactctctctctctcacacacacacacacacacacacacacacacacacacacacacacacacacacacacacgctaatcTTTCCTAGAAAGACTTTTTAAACACGCCAGAAGGGTTTTCTCTGGCTTAGACAGTAAACACAAGTCCACAGAAAGCTATGACTTCATAAACCAGTAATGGATATTTCACCACAGATACGTACATAGAATATAAAGGCTGCGAAGACCAGTCAGtgtaaatttatttaattagacttcacaaataaaactaaacatgtAGCATTTAGCCATAACAATTATCATCTTTTTTTACAGTAAGTTCATACTGTGATCGCCTCAATGGCGTATTTTTCAtcataaaatgtatatttgccAACTCTGACTCACCAGCATCAAagctgaaataatgaaatacaaggggttttttttttcacataaacGTTACAAactaacagtgaaaaacaaaacactaactGCATTAACAGCAACAATATAGTTATTGAGGCAAATCATGGCAGATGAAGACATGCATACTCCTGCAATACACAACCGTACTGCATTTCATTTTAGCTTCTTTTAGGTTATAAATGCTGGCTCTTTGAGCAACggtgataaaaaaacaaacaaaaaaaacagattcattATACaacatatgaaaaaaagaaataagaagaaactttatgtaaaaataagtgTCATTGCAAAGTTCAACAAAAGCAGATACATGACAAAAAGTGGTCTGTGTGCCatgttttttaattgtgtttctaTGTGCACATAACATGGTAGCAACAGACTATCTTATACAAAGTGCAAATGACTTAATTGATCATAACTACCATATACTGACTATATCAATGAAAGCATAATCAGCAAcgtttttctacatttttttcttgtttttattttctgaccaACTTTAATCAAAATGCTTAAAACTGCAGTAATAAGAGCATTAAAACAGTACCTCCACCGTACTTGAAATACAGACTGTCAGGTTTACCTACTGCACTGAGTCAGTGCTCTGTGTCTTCTCTTCGGAGCCGGACCTTTACCCAAAGTCGCAACTTtgtaatatgaaatatgaaggATTTTTTTGCAAAGTGACTagcattttgcatttctttggTTCAATAGCGCATAAAATATAAGTAATGTTGTTGTTAAGGCACTCCATAAACTTTGTTTCACAAAATCATTAACTTTTTTTGGTTAGAGAGGAAATCTTTGTGGTGTTTCATTCAAACAATGCAGCATCAAAACAGGATTTTGCGCACTAGCTCCTGGGTGAAACTCTGACCCACACAGGGCCCGTGAGGAACTGatctttttatatataaacaACCTGAGAGGCAGCATTTGTTAGCCTGCGTTACCTTCCATGGTAATGACTTGGGGTTTTTGAAATGCTGTGACGAAGACTGAAAGGTAAGTCATGGGAGGGGTGAGAATGTAGTAAATGTTGCTCTATAGGTTGCTGTTGCAGTCGCGGCACAAGATCCTGTCACCATTAGGGAAAAAGCCGGCGCCCACCAGTGAAACGGAGCACTGGGAGCAGGTGAAGCATGGCTGATGCCACTGGCGATCCTCAAACGAGATGTACTTTCCTCCTCCAAAACCTTGGACGAAAACAGCAATTAGACAGAGATGTAACTGTATGTCGAGCTTTGCTTCAGAGGGCAGACTTTCTTTAATGACTGACACTGACCACAGGGCTAAATTCTGATCGGTATGCATTGAAATACAACTCACAACGGACCCCCGCCGCCCCACTTTAAACCAATAAAAAGAGCATAGAgatacagaaatataaatacagaaatctctGATCTACGTGTCTCATTTCTTTTGCTTCCTGGTTTGAAACTGGTGTGTATCATCCTTTACTTGGCTGTGTGCTGTACAGAAACccttttttttacttaaatctATGAGCGTTTGAGAGAATCTAAGCACACAAAGTAAAAAGTGTTTCATCCTAACTCATGATGAAAAGTAGCACCCGGGGTAGcacaaaataaatatcattGTGTTGAACATAGTGAAGTGCTCTTGCCTGTGATTGGTTTGCTGCAGGCCTCACACTTCTTGGCGTACAGACTGCCAAAGCACTTGAGGCAGTAAGGGCTGTCGTCTCGGGAGGTGAAGTGTTGACCTGCCAGCTGCATCTTACAGCTGGTGCACACAAAGCACTCCTTATGCCACGGCTCGTCACGATAGGTCACACCACCTTTAGCCAGGGTCTGAAAATGAGAAAGGCCAAAAGGTGAAGAGGAGAACCTTTTAATGCACTTCTAAAATCTACTTCCATGTATGATCCTGCAGACCCAGGATTAATCCCTCTCATGACTCCAATGTGTTTGTATGGTTTCTTTGATTATGTACAATGGGATGGTGAGTGGGAGTCAAACTAACAATTCTGGCAGTTCTTTGCTGACCTTTTTACAGCGCGTACAGCGTGGGGCGAACTTGTCCTCATAGCACTGCACACAGTAGTGTTCGTCTTTGTCAGGGATGAAGGACTTGGAGCCAATCGGCTGCTCGCAGCTGTGACAGATGAAGCAGCCCTCGTGCCATGTAGAGCCTGCATACTCCAACTTCCTTGTAcctggcagagagaaagagcggagacaggaggaagagatagaaaaagagaaaagagggccAGAAAGAAGGACAGAGACCACAGGGAGACTtaacttttttgtgttttttgtgtacATCTTTTATCATCCTTTATTGGATTGTTATGACCAGTTTAGTACTTGGTGATGGTAATTTTATTGAACTATGAAAAATATAGCTGAACTGCATGAAGACATaaaactcattttatttcactaagatttattttattttaaatcataatACCGCAGGCCCCACACTTCTTTCCTACTGCTGGAAACTGGCGGCAGGCCTTACAGAAaggccattttcccctccatGTCCCCAACCAATCCATCTTCTATTCcttggctgttgagttttttaTTACACCGGTTGGTTTATTCTATGATGACGCAGTGGTTTGTGTGGTGCCAACATTTTGTACTAGTGCTGTCTACAGATTGCTAACGTTTCTCTGCAGAAACATCACAGGTTATAAGTTTACAGGaattacagcagctcaaggaaGGCAATGTTTGCAATTAGGTCTGAGTATTTGAAAAACAGTATAAAAGAGAACAAGCAAAAAATGCTACATACAGCATGTATGTATatgaaatggtaaatggtctgtacttcTATGGTACCTTTCTGGTCactttgaccactcaaagcacttttacaatACATTCATATTCACCCACTCACATATTATTCATACACGAGGAAtgtaagttggaggagactgaagccatgcttcaggagcaaggtggaggagccggggatcggACTGCCAACCTTCCAACTGATCCACTGCACctcttatattttattttaaagtgactgaaatgattaaacAGCTGTAATATAAAGTAGGACgccaacaaaacacagcagcaaaaatTATCAACTGCAGTACGTCAATCGCTACATTATATACACCTCTACAACAATAGGGTGCAGATCCTATAGTGTGGTATTATGCAGTGAGTGCCTTACTGGTTCTCTTGACCTTGCCACCCACGCTACAATACTCTGTTGCCACTGTATTGTTGGTTTGAGCATTACAGGAGATTTGTCTGAACAATTGTTTTAACCAAATCACCCAACGAGAAATCCATTtacatctctctgtctgacacCGGCATAAACTACTTCAGCCCAGCATGCTTTTGTTTAAcaaagagaagtgtgtgtgtctgtttttgaggGTGTGCAAAGTTGTGCATGACAAAGGGATACAGCTGTTTTGTTGAAGCAGATGAAACATCATTCTGACTTGCAATCAAAGCACATCTGAATgtttaatgctacagtgatgtTAGAGAGTTTGCAGTATTGTATAGTATTAAATCCCAGTTCCTAGTTGAGATGTCTCTGATCGAAAGGTTACTCACTCACACTAAATGCTGTGATGCAAATGTGTGATCTTcacaagaaaacatgaaattaccTTCAGTAGAAATAAAGGGAATGCTGTGCTCTTCCTGGAATCATTTGCTGATTTATGAGGGCTGTGTTAGCTGCTACAGGGGTGCTGGAATAACTTACTTGCTTATCTCTTCATATCATCAGTCTGCTGGCAGCCCACCAGCCCTGGAGATCTGGCTTACAGACAACAAGTCAAGCAGACTGGCAATTACTCTGTCACGTTCAGCCCTGGCTGCTGCTCAATCGTGGACCCTCGCCGTCGTCTTTTTCTCTAGAACCTCATTCCTTTCTTTATTTGCTTGATCTGTTGTTTTATACTTTTCATTTGTTCCTGCTTCCTGGAGTTTGCCCTGTCATCATTTTCCAAAGTAATTTGCCTATCTAActtgaaatttgaatttgtgtATTACATGGAAAATTAAATGTGGGACAATGAGACTAATGTTTAGCGGGCGAGTACAGCAGTGTAATATATGGTACTGTCAAATGCATTGGGCGAGATGTTTCACAAGTCACTCTCACAAATCAGCTCTCTCAACTCTAATCCTAGACAACCAGAAACAATCTTCCTGCTGGGAGATAAGTCTGTGCACgaaaaccacaaaataaaacataaaagagtCATTCAGAGAGCACAAAAGGAGGGAGACTTAAATTTCAACCCCCAAATCTCTCCATGCACAAATGCCTTGCACCTTTACCTGGCATGACGATCTTGTCGCAGGCTACACACTTGGAGGAGAACTCATTACAGTAGCAGTCATTGCAGAGCAGAGCGTCATCCTGGCTGGTGAAAGGCTCATCTGCCAACGAACGATCACAACGGAAACAGCGAAAGCAGTGCTCGTGATAATGCCGGTCCTCATAAAAGAGCTCCTGGCAGCAGAACAAGAGCAGACAATGGGAAATTTCATAAACACATCAcagaaattaaatcattttagttATTATGAGTCTCTGTcaagtttattttaatgttttacagtttCAGAATTGCTGTCATCTAAAGGAGGCAAGTAAGGAAACATCGGTAAGACTAACAAATACCAACAAAAGCTTCTGGTTACAACAGGGGCAGAGAGCAGAGTTAGACTGGTCCGGGTCAAACTGACCCATGTTATGTCTGCATGGGCAGTACAGAGTATGTGGTTAGTACTGTACTTGTGTGCACACTTCTGTTTCAAAAAGGTCTCCCAAGAATGTTGAATTGATTGTCTAAAGGGCACCAAGCCAAAAAAAGCTGGCTTTATTTATCGTCCACTGCCCACAAGGGTGTTGATAACTCATTGGACTTCTTAGCTAAGCAAACTACTAAGCACTGTAGCATGCCCCATTCTGTAAACTCCACTAAGTAGCGTATGTCAGTCTTAATGATCCACTTCGCGTTAGTGTTTTCCATTAAAGAAAGATTAAAGTTTAACTTGATTGTGGGGAAGAGGGAGACATTTGCTCATGCTGCATTTTTACAATCTTAGACAAAATTAGCCCGTTGGCTTATATGGACTTAGTGGAAATTGCCTGTATAATTGCATGCTAAATTAGCCTTTACTATGCCTTGCCACACAAAATATATAGAACATGCCTCATTTAGCATGAATTATGCATCATTAACATGACATAACTTCTGGTTTAGCTATCCGAGCCCATGTCAAAACATGGTGAAAAATGGCTTTAAGCTAATTAGGGCAGATGTTCGACAAGCTTTATCTTCGTTCAAACTGTGGCTCACAGTGTGGAAAGACTAATGTCATGTGTGTGGTGCATTCTGGTGCACGTATTACAGAATTTCTGGGAATAGCCAGAAATATTTgggtgcatgtttttttttttcctttattaaaTCTAAAAGTGATGTTTCAATTGCAATTCGCCACTTATGTACGCATGTACGCCACTTGTCGCTGTTGTAGCTGATTGCATGTCTGATCATGTCAAAATGGATATCTTACCCTTGCATCATGGCCGATCAGCTCTTTGCACTCATCACACGTGTTTGAGAACAGGCTGTCATAACAGGGGATGCAGTAGGGGCTGTCATCTGACTGGATGTACTTGCGGCCATACAAGGACTCCTTGCAGTTGTCACAGTCAAAACGGTCAGCCATTGTAATTTTCTGTAAacctgaaacacagagaggttGACACTTGGGTCAGCAACATAGCGACGAAACAGCAACGAAAAAATAAGTCCAACAATCCAAAAGAGATGAGGGTACGAACAGAAGGCTGAGACAAtaggggaggagaagaaaatgagGGAGAGTCTTGAGAAATTATTCTGTCACCTTTTCCGGCACAGCAGTTGGACAATAGTATAGACTTTTACTGCCCGTATTTATGCTGTAAATACCAGCGATGGAGCTGAGCTcaaacaaaattcaaaacacTGTGCAAGCGGGAGcaagtggaaaaagaaagataGACAGAGGAAAAGCGAGAGAGCGCGACAAGAGAGGCAGTACAAATGCCTATTAACTTTTATTGCTGTGTGATGAAAGTGTGGTGGGTGCACAGGGAGGGGACGAGAGAGCGAGCCGTCACTTCGCTTTCTCTCAGTAACTATTAAACTCCGACCAAAGTCTGTCAACCGCTTGAAATTTCCAACATAAAGACTTGCATCTTCATACAAACTGAGCAACCTCCGTCACGGCTAA
The nucleotide sequence above comes from Pempheris klunzingeri isolate RE-2024b chromosome 8, fPemKlu1.hap1, whole genome shotgun sequence. Encoded proteins:
- the fhl3a gene encoding four and a half LIM domains protein 3, with translation MADRFDCDNCKESLYGRKYIQSDDSPYCIPCYDSLFSNTCDECKELIGHDARELFYEDRHYHEHCFRCFRCDRSLADEPFTSQDDALLCNDCYCNEFSSKCVACDKIVMPGTRKLEYAGSTWHEGCFICHSCEQPIGSKSFIPDKDEHYCVQCYEDKFAPRCTRCKKTLAKGGVTYRDEPWHKECFVCTSCKMQLAGQHFTSRDDSPYCLKCFGSLYAKKCEACSKPITGFGGGKYISFEDRQWHQPCFTCSQCSVSLVGAGFFPNGDRILCRDCNSNL